The Lycium barbarum isolate Lr01 chromosome 9, ASM1917538v2, whole genome shotgun sequence genome has a segment encoding these proteins:
- the LOC132608985 gene encoding mechanosensitive ion channel protein 6-like isoform X1 produces the protein MKEPAGASVDEMVVEIGADMLEVSRKGTSRRNSQLLVKRKKSRLEDTVWDEVSNKVNDEDWFIHEEIVEESISNKLNLWTVLQLVSLMLDLVALACTFSVSKLEKLTLWDLPLWKWEIFLSVIISGHLLCGWAVRVLVFFIERGFLQKLRVLYFVYGLKKAFQNCMWVVLIVIAWHFLVVEKMVYERKSKVLRYLTKSLLCILVASLIWFIKVIIVKILASSFHNKKFFKRITDYLIKQYVIKSLSDSLKGGNSSMSEKAKTTSYFPWGFARKRKQSSNCLHEWSRSYMSNLGKKSVKRLVQGRLIPTLSTMDEDFSDLSDEEDEESSCSYAKKLARKIFKKVAKGSESIRLDDLKCFVAQEKALKSIDLFEGIEEEASINQQSFINWTVEAFKERRYILLSLNDAKTAVEELHRLMNVLVTLLILILWLFLFEIQIGHLLVLVSSQLLVMGFIFGNTCRTVFEAIIFLFIMHPFDVGDRCEVDGVQMVVEEVNILTTVFERYDFQKVTYPNYVLATKAIGNYNRSDDMVDQIEFSLHISTPWEKIDAMKEKIKRYIESEHKYWYSKPVIVVKDVQDMNRLIMTVWPRHKMNYQDMVQRWTRRSSLIDGMINIFRELNIEYRMLPLEVNVRNLPGTTSDRFTSNWSTC, from the exons ATGAAAGAGCCAGCTGGTGCAAGCGTCGATGAAATGGTTGTTGAAATTGGTGCAGATATGTTAGAGGTCAGTAGGAAAGGGACTTCTCGACGAAACTCACAGCTGCTCGTTAAACGTAAGAAGTCCAGGCTTGAAGACACAGTGTGGGATGAAGTTAGCAACAAAGTGAATGATGAAGACTGGTTCATACATGAAGAAATTGTTGAGGAATCCATATCTAACAAGTTAAATttgtggacagttttgcaattgGTGAGTCTCATGTTGGATCTGGTGGCATTAGCCTGTACCTTCTCAGTTTCTAAACTGGAAAAACTAACACTATGGGATCTTCCATTGTGGAAGTGGGAAATCTTCTTATCAGTGATCATATCTGGCCATTTACTCTGCGGTTGGGCAGTACGAGTTTTAGTTTTCTTTATCGAACGTGGTTTTTTACAGAAGCTGAGGGTTCTTTACTTTGTGTATGGACTCAAAAAGGCTTTTCAGAATTGCATGTGGGTAGTTCTAATTGTGATTGCTTGGCATTTCTTGGTAGTGGAGAAGATGGTTTACGAGAGGAAAAGCAAAGTATTACGATATCTAACGAAAAGTCTGCTCTGCATCTTGGTGGCTTCCTTGATCTGGTTCATCAAGGTAATTATTGTTAAGATCCTTGCTTCATCCTTTCACAATAAGAAGTTTTTTAAAAGAATCACAGACTATCTCATCAAGCAGTATGTGATAAAAAGCCTATCCGACTCCCTAAAAGGtggaaatagtagtatgtctgaAAAGGCCAAGACTACTAGTTACTTCCCCTGGGGATTTGCAAGAAAGAGGAAACAGTCAAGTAATTGTTTACATGAATGGAGTAGGAGCTATATGTCTAACTTGGGAAAGAAGAGTGTTAAGAGGCTAGTTCAAGGAAGGCTCATCCCCACTCTTTCAACTATGGACGAAGACTTTTCTGATTTAAGTGATGAAGAGGATGAGGAATCATCTTGTAGCTATGCCAAAAAGCTAGCTCGGAAGATATTCAAGAAAGTCGCTAAGGGATCTGA GAGTATTCGACTGGACGATCTAAAATGCTTTGTGGCACAAGAAAAAGCCTTGAAGAGCATTGATCTTTTTGAAGGAATAGAAGAAGAAGCAAGTATCAATCAACAATCTTTCATCAACTGGACG GTTGAGGCTTTCAAGGAAAGGAGATATATTCTATTGTCTCTAAATGATGCAAAAACAGCAGTGGAGGAACTCCATCGTTTGATGAACGTTCTTGTGACCCTGCTTATATTGATCCTCTGGCTTTTCCTATTTGAGATTCAAATAGGTCATCTTCTCGTGCTTGTGAGCTCCCAGCTGCTCGTGATGGGATTCATCTTCGGAAACACCTGCAGGACAGTATTTGAGGCGATCATATTTCTGTTTATAATGCACCCATTTGACGTGGGTGATCGTTGTGAAGTAGATGGAGTGCAG ATGGTTGTGGAGGAGGTGAATATTCTAACAACTGTATTCGAGAGATACGACTTTCAAAAGGTTACATATCCTAACTACGTTCTAGCTACAAAAGCCATAGGTAACTATAACCGTAGTGATGATATGGTAGATCAAATTGAATTCTCTCTGCATATTTCTACTCCCTGGGAAAAGATTGACGCTATGAAGGAAAAGATAAAGAG GTATATAGAGAGTGAGCATAAGTATTGGTACTCTAAGCCAGTAATTGTTGTAAAGGATGTACAAGATATGAACAGATTAATAATGACAGTTTGGCCACGGCACAAAATGAACTATCAAGACATGGTGCAGAGATGGACTAGAAGATCCTCATTGATTGATGGAATGATCAATATTTTCCGGGAGCTAAATATCGAATATCGGATGCTGCCTCTTGAAGTTAACGTCCGAAACCTGCCTGGGACAACATCAGACAGGTTTACTTCAAATTGGAGTACTTGTTGA
- the LOC132608985 gene encoding mechanosensitive ion channel protein 5-like isoform X2, producing the protein MKEPAGASVDEMVVEIGADMLEVSRKGTSRRNSQLLVKRKKSRLEDTVWDEVSNKVNDEDWFIHEEIVEESISNKLNLWTVLQLVSLMLDLVALACTFSVSKLEKLTLWDLPLWKWEIFLSVIISGHLLCGWAVRVLVFFIERGFLQKLRVLYFVYGLKKAFQNCMWVVLIVIAWHFLVVEKMVYERKSKVLRYLTKSLLCILVASLIWFIKVIIVKILASSFHNKKFFKRITDYLIKQYVIKSLSDSLKGGNSSMSEKAKTTSYFPWGFARKRKQSSNCLHEWSRSYMSNLGKKSVKRLVQGRLIPTLSTMDEDFSDLSDEEDEESSCSYAKKLARKIFKKVAKGSESIRLDDLKCFVAQEKALKSIDLFEGIEEEASINQQSFINWTVEAFKERRYILLSLNDAKTAVEELHRLMNVLVTLLILILWLFLFEIQIGHLLVLVSSQLLVMGFIFGNTCRTVFEAIIFLFIMHPFDVGDRCEVDGVQMVVEEVNILTTVFERYDFQKVYRE; encoded by the exons ATGAAAGAGCCAGCTGGTGCAAGCGTCGATGAAATGGTTGTTGAAATTGGTGCAGATATGTTAGAGGTCAGTAGGAAAGGGACTTCTCGACGAAACTCACAGCTGCTCGTTAAACGTAAGAAGTCCAGGCTTGAAGACACAGTGTGGGATGAAGTTAGCAACAAAGTGAATGATGAAGACTGGTTCATACATGAAGAAATTGTTGAGGAATCCATATCTAACAAGTTAAATttgtggacagttttgcaattgGTGAGTCTCATGTTGGATCTGGTGGCATTAGCCTGTACCTTCTCAGTTTCTAAACTGGAAAAACTAACACTATGGGATCTTCCATTGTGGAAGTGGGAAATCTTCTTATCAGTGATCATATCTGGCCATTTACTCTGCGGTTGGGCAGTACGAGTTTTAGTTTTCTTTATCGAACGTGGTTTTTTACAGAAGCTGAGGGTTCTTTACTTTGTGTATGGACTCAAAAAGGCTTTTCAGAATTGCATGTGGGTAGTTCTAATTGTGATTGCTTGGCATTTCTTGGTAGTGGAGAAGATGGTTTACGAGAGGAAAAGCAAAGTATTACGATATCTAACGAAAAGTCTGCTCTGCATCTTGGTGGCTTCCTTGATCTGGTTCATCAAGGTAATTATTGTTAAGATCCTTGCTTCATCCTTTCACAATAAGAAGTTTTTTAAAAGAATCACAGACTATCTCATCAAGCAGTATGTGATAAAAAGCCTATCCGACTCCCTAAAAGGtggaaatagtagtatgtctgaAAAGGCCAAGACTACTAGTTACTTCCCCTGGGGATTTGCAAGAAAGAGGAAACAGTCAAGTAATTGTTTACATGAATGGAGTAGGAGCTATATGTCTAACTTGGGAAAGAAGAGTGTTAAGAGGCTAGTTCAAGGAAGGCTCATCCCCACTCTTTCAACTATGGACGAAGACTTTTCTGATTTAAGTGATGAAGAGGATGAGGAATCATCTTGTAGCTATGCCAAAAAGCTAGCTCGGAAGATATTCAAGAAAGTCGCTAAGGGATCTGA GAGTATTCGACTGGACGATCTAAAATGCTTTGTGGCACAAGAAAAAGCCTTGAAGAGCATTGATCTTTTTGAAGGAATAGAAGAAGAAGCAAGTATCAATCAACAATCTTTCATCAACTGGACG GTTGAGGCTTTCAAGGAAAGGAGATATATTCTATTGTCTCTAAATGATGCAAAAACAGCAGTGGAGGAACTCCATCGTTTGATGAACGTTCTTGTGACCCTGCTTATATTGATCCTCTGGCTTTTCCTATTTGAGATTCAAATAGGTCATCTTCTCGTGCTTGTGAGCTCCCAGCTGCTCGTGATGGGATTCATCTTCGGAAACACCTGCAGGACAGTATTTGAGGCGATCATATTTCTGTTTATAATGCACCCATTTGACGTGGGTGATCGTTGTGAAGTAGATGGAGTGCAG ATGGTTGTGGAGGAGGTGAATATTCTAACAACTGTATTCGAGAGATACGACTTTCAAAAG GTATATAGAGAGTGA